GTTTTTCGCTTAATAACGACAGATATTTGTCATGGTGCCAAACAAAAGGTCACCTTTGCTTAACTTCTTCATCAGAATAATGTTTCGTCATGTTTGACATGATGTAGTCAGGGAATAATGAAAACAATCAAAAGCATTGAATTGGTCACAAATAACACATCAAAGTCTTATTAATGATCTCTTGAGGCAGTCACGGATCTGATTTTGTGAAGACTGCTCAGCAGTCATGTTAATAGATAGTATAAATGATCTTTATTAATTTTCACATCTCTTTCACAAACAAAATAGacaacaaatatataaaatattgtaGAAGTACCACAGCAGAGGAAAACATGTGTAAAACAATACAAGCTGGAAGTGgggattttaaaatgaacacgGAGTTAGCAGGGACAGCTTCAGCTGAGGACTCTGAACCTTGATGTGAATCaattttaattagttttaatattaaacAGCCACTATGATACGGAGACAACTATTTCCAAGTTGATTATATAGgacaaaaatgtaatgcaaCATGGACTAGGAAATGAAATGATCCTCCACCTGTAATGTAACATCACAATTTGGGCACACGTGTTATCAGTGTGTAAGCTGGTGCACAGGCATAAAAGCtccaaaatattattttcaatAATGCTATTGGTTGGATAAGCCAATAGCATTAATAACACAAAGTATCATCTGCCTGACACAATAATTAACTAACACTTGTAACTTGGTGTCGTGTTTCAGGAAGTGATATAAAAATGAGTCAGGAAGTAGGACATCCCTGTCCTGGCagtaaattaaatatatatatttttaattaatttcaaaCCTGCACTTGCATGCTGACTCAGAGAGACGCTTGTAGCGCTTCCCGCTGGGCCTACAATTGTAGGAGTTAATATCAGAATAGCTGCTCTGCTTCAGAGTTGCCTGGATCTGCCTCAGCAATTTAGACCTGACTTGACAGAAAACCACAGATATACAAGCCTAGGGTCAAATATCGGaccctttcagaataaaaggaaCCAGAGAGCAAAAGTTTTCCCTGAAACAATCTAGATATTAACATCTACACATATTTTCTATGAGGAAGCTGACTGACTCTTGCTCTGTTAACAGAACGAACTGAGGGAGAAACAGAATGAGATGATGAAGACGATGACGGCGGCAGAAAATGCCATCAACAAACTTCAGCTCAATACAGTCTCCATTGAGGTAAACACAACATTAGAAATGATTCACTGTGAGTCACACAGAGTCACAACAGTTAAGTAAAATGAGTCGGTTGCAGCTATTTCTGGCCTGTGAACTCAACAGTTTGTAATCCTGGATATTTCAGAGTCACCCAAATCAAACTGGTTTCTCTGAGGTGTGAGAGGAAATCCATATTTTTCATGTAGTAGTAATGAGTAATGAAGAATTCCTGCAGTGAGTCTGCAGTTATGTGGCTCTGCCAGGTTCCCTACATGTTACTTACTGTAActtttaaagtaattaaaagTTATTATGTCAGAATGTGAACTCTGTTTACACTAAGAGAAACTAAAGGCAGTATTTTACAGCAATCTGTGAAGGATGTACGAGCAGTGATCGAGAGCCAGTTTGAGGAGCTGCAAGCGGTGGTGGAGCGAGCCAAGAAGGAGGTGACGGAGATCTTGGAGGGTGAGGAGAAGCAGGCACTGCAGCAAGCCGAGGGCATTCGGGTTCACCTGGAGCAGAGGTGCACAGATCTGAAGAAGACTCAGGTGCAGATGGAGAAGATTTCCAAGAACAAAAATGATGTGGATTTCCTGCAGGTACAAATTCAAAACAGCAGTGTCATAACTAGTCTTTGTCCCGCTTATGGAAGAAAAGCTGTAGAAATCTGTCCTTAGGCTTGTTTCAAGGTAGCAGAGCTTGTTTTGATTCAACCTACTTTTCATGTCAAGGTGAAAGGAAACAAGTTGGGCTTTTTGAATATCACCTTTCACCTAATGATAACAGCAACAATGTTAATGGAACTGTtggaaattcaaattaaaagtttATGAGTTAAACTTATAGTACAAAATCTTTGTACACCTGACTGAGGGACAGGTGTATCAGAGAGGAAGAAAACTTCATAAAGACAACTAAAAACACATCGTGTACACTACTTATACACTATTTTGCTTACTCGCATTATATTCGGCCCCTCCAACTGGACACATACAACTGCACTTGTGAGACAGTCTTTATGAAGTCTATGAATTAACTATATTGTTGTTTAACAGGCATCTCAgttaaaattcaaatttatttaagtgtgtgtgtatgtatgtatatatatatatatatatatatatatatatatatataaaaatcttTTGCGAATGATGAAATGCTTCCACTGTCtgccttttccttttcctttaccATTTGCTGTATTTCTCAACGAGACAGGAAGTCATTCGTGCCTAAAGGCAGCAGAAATGCCTCAGTTTTCATTCCTGAATGCCACCGTGTTTGTTTTCTAGGAATACGCAGAGTGGAAAAAAGAAGCCACTGATATCTCCCTGCCTGGTGTCTACATCGGCTTGATGGACTGTCTGAATCACTTCAGCCGTGTGATTGTTGACTCCACGCAGGAGCTCTGTGCCTTGCTGGTGTCTTCATACATAGGCAAAGTCAAAGAAACGTGCAAAAGCGGTAAGAAAGTGAGCAGGAAGCAACTACATAGCAGCAGCAAGAGCACAGAGATCCAGAGAGTTGTGTAGCTGCCGGGGCATGTTCAGTCTTGTAAAGAATTTTTAGCTGTGCTTGAGCAAGAGCAGAATGTATGATTCATGATGAAACTGCTTTGCTAGTCATTAATATGCCACCATAAGAAATGAAACGACAGCACATACCTGTTGCCCTGGAGAACGTTTTTGtgcataataaaaacaaaattcatgAAGAGAAATCTAAACATGTTGTCTTATGAGACACTAAAAtatgtcttctttttttgcagACAAAGTGGGAATAAAGACAACAGTAAAGGCTATTGTTGCAGCAAAACACATCAAGTCTCTTCCAGATCCGGTGACACGGGCGGACTTTCTAAAGTGTAAGTATTTCTGTAGTTAAGAACTGCGAGTAGCAAACAATATGCTTCCAGaaccaaaaaaacaaccttgGATGTGCTTATAgtctgtcttttattttaaaactataaTGAATATGGGGTTTTGGCAAGGATGCAAATTTCATGAAGACCACAAGCACAGTGTCCTGGGTCTACCCCAGGTTCTCCCTCCAGTAGGAAATGCCCGGGCATGCTTACCTAGGagttcaaatcaaattcaaattttatttgtctcatacacagtcatacacagtacgatatgcagtgaaatgcttagacaactgctcgtgacctaaaatAAAAGACTATGACtaggataggaaataaatatgaaaattaaaatgaagggtaaatttaacttggaaagaataaaataaaatataaaaattaaagttaaaaataaaataactgtacaacaaaatacacaatacacaatatagaaaatATATTGTGTATATGAAGAAATATAGAACAATAAGAGCAGCTGTACAACTAATAAATGGTAATGAAAGAAATGTAATGTCCAGGGTTGTGCAGTCCACATATTTaagtgtcttgtgcagtgcaaatatgcttaaaagtgatttatttaagtgacttgtgataaagtgatttgatttgatgacCACGCAGTGTAGTTGTGCAGTGGCCACTAGTGTAAacaaatgtccagaatgtccagtgtgtgtgtaagaaccatatgtgtgggtcagtactgtgtggtggtgtgattgagagaccgtatcgcctgcgggaagaagctcctcctcagtctctctgtgttggtcttcagggagcggaatcgctttcctgacctcagcagagagaacagtctgttgttgggatggctgaggtccttcacgatcttcctggccttggtccagcaccgcctgctgtagattgagtgcaggtcagggagctcggagcggatggtgcgctcagctgaccgcacaaccctctgtagagctcgtctgtcctgcatggtgctgttcccgaaccaggttgagatgtttcccgtcaggatgctctctatggtgcaggagtaaaagttcctgagcaccttggagggcagtcggaagtctctcaagcatctgaggtggtagagacgctgtcgggccttgtTCAGAAGGCATCCTGAGCGATCCCCAACCACTTTCAAGTGGTTCCTGTGGATGTAGAGAAATAGGGACTTTACTCTGAATGCCTCCCAAAATGACCAAGTCCCTCATTTCCACAGGTTTTACCCACGATCTCATTCTCTCTGTCACTACTCAGAGCTTGTGACCACAGCAGGCAGTAGGAACATAGAACAGCACCCACCGAGAACGAGTCTGGCTTTTTGCTGATAATGCCGACCAAGCTATCAAAACAAATGTACTGTTCAAAAGACCAAATAGACCAACAACATGAGCGGAGCTTCTGTGGGCACAGCTAGAGTTGTGTAAATGAGATGACCATATTCAGGGTATTCCCCTCCACTGACATAATACAGAGCCAAGAGTAGAAATAAAAGAGAACTGTGTGAAACTGAGTGTTCAGGGCAGGATTGCAACTTTTTAATTTCCCTCATGGGAATTACGGAATTACATTAATGCACTGACTGACATCCACCATTATAGTAGTATGCATATGGCAGAAAATAAGGACAAGCCAGTAAACATAATGCAGTATCATTTTATGGAAATCTACTCGAAGTTTGGTTTTCACCTGATCATTGCATTATGTTTTCCTCATGGTTTCCCAGCATCCCAACCAGGTACCCATTGCACTCATGGTGTCACAACTTTGTAAATCTACAGTGAGTCTACTGAAACATAAACTATAAATTAGCTAACACAAAACTACTTAATATAGCACAACAGCCATATTGTAGTGTAGTTTTGAAGTATCTGTGTTTACCCTGTAATCTTTGGGACTACAGCTATTTGCTTTCCTGCCTGTCTTGTTGCGTAACATAAGTAAACTGACATGTTCAACAATCCTTTGCAGATGCTGCCCAAGTGAGTTTTGATCCTGCAACGGCTCATAAGTTCCTCCGCCTAACGGAGGATAACAAAAAGGTGACAAACACCTCGCCCTGGCAGCATCCTTACCCCGATGTGCCCGAGCGCTTTGAGAACTGCCGTCAGGTTCTGGCTGTGGAGAGCTTCTACATGGGCCGGCACTACTTTGAGGCAGACATCCAAGGTGAAAGCACTCATGTTGGCCTCACGTACAAGAGCATCGACCGCAAGGGCAATGAGAGCAACAGCTGCATCACGGGGAACAGCTTCTCCTGGTGCCTTCAGTGGAATGGCCGTAACTTCTCCACCTGGCACTGTGATGTGGAAACTCCCCTAAATGTGGAGATGTTTAGTCATATTGGGGTTTATGTGGACTACACGCAAGGCCTACTGGCATTCTACGGGGTGGGTGAGACCATGACGCTCATCCACAAGTACCAGACGGAGTTCCTGGAGCCTTTGTACCCGGCGGTCTGGCTGCCCAAGAAAGAGAACAATGTTCTCTTGGTGGCGCCTGGGGAACCTTTACCTCTGAAAACCCCGTCTCCTCCCACCTCACCTACAACAGAAGATATCGCTTCATAAACCGCTTTTCTTGGAGAACTTAAGTATAGGAGAGTATTGTACTGATTCTGGAAAATAAGAGATGAACTCTTGAAATGTTACAACTTGTTTACAggagatttatttttgttgcaaaACTAATAATCTGTTTCTCATTTGGGATCACGTCATGTTGATGCTCTTCACCGGTGTGTCTTTGGGACTACTGTTACTGAAAATGTTCTATATTTTCTGTATGCAAATAAAAAGGCGTATCTGCATTTGCAAAACAAATGCCTGGTTTTCTTGACAGTTTGAAACACTCTACGTCATCAAATCAACAGCATCCTTTAAACATTTGCTAATGTACATTTCTGTGGCACACATAAATATGATTTCAAAAACTAAGTGGATCATTTAGGATTCAAAATTTTTGTTTTAGCTTTTCCAGACATGGGTTATTCCTTAGCCTTGTTTAATACTTTTTGGAAAGCTTCCTTGTTGTATCTCTCAGTAGAGCAGAGGCCACACTGTGGTGGTTTGTTCAAGTAAATCAACCTCGAGATTTGctggtgaaaaagaaaaatgactgcACCAAGCTTTGGTCACTTAGGGAGAAAAAGGCACATTTCTTCACTGATgtaaaagtgaacaaaagctgcaaaacaaatgcagacattgacaaaaaaaaaaaaaaaaaaccctgcatatgtacattaaagaaataaagagatGCAACATGAGCAGGAAGAGTCACAAACGGAGACAAAATATCAGACATGTACACAGGTGGAGAGACAAAGCATTACATGCATGGTTTGTAGTTTGTGCCTCTGTGCTCAGAGGCGTCTTTCATCCATGTGAACCATATGTGCT
Above is a genomic segment from Maylandia zebra isolate NMK-2024a linkage group LG8, Mzebra_GT3a, whole genome shotgun sequence containing:
- the trim16 gene encoding tripartite motif-containing protein 16, producing MADTAAVEVAPLPKQQQQQNLCHVCSGKLSEGEPAACGHSVCGSCLGDKSKGCPQCPVKPGSPKQNGTADAHVNKNSEEQSQESTTAEETEIQKDLNQSEDPKKPEEDKKEAEPQTEEGPKEDQDKEEPLGPDDVVCDSCIESPRRALKSCLTCLVSYCEAHLRPHLENPKFQNHRLVDPLRDIERRTCESHKWPLDLFCSTDSCCICQDCVNEDHKGHNTVSVVDARNQIENELREKQNEMMKTMTAAENAINKLQLNTVSIEQSVKDVRAVIESQFEELQAVVERAKKEVTEILEGEEKQALQQAEGIRVHLEQRCTDLKKTQVQMEKISKNKNDVDFLQEYAEWKKEATDISLPGVYIGLMDCLNHFSRVIVDSTQELCALLVSSYIGKVKETCKSDKVGIKTTVKAIVAAKHIKSLPDPVTRADFLKYAAQVSFDPATAHKFLRLTEDNKKVTNTSPWQHPYPDVPERFENCRQVLAVESFYMGRHYFEADIQGESTHVGLTYKSIDRKGNESNSCITGNSFSWCLQWNGRNFSTWHCDVETPLNVEMFSHIGVYVDYTQGLLAFYGVGETMTLIHKYQTEFLEPLYPAVWLPKKENNVLLVAPGEPLPLKTPSPPTSPTTEDIAS